In the genome of Longimicrobium sp., the window GATGATCCTCAAGCTGGAGTCGGCGAAGTTGATCTCGCGCATTCCCGGCCAGTCGCGTTCGATCCGATTGGGCGTTCCTCGCGACCAGCTTCCGGACCTCGAATAGCCCTGAACGATGGCGACTGGCGAACGAATGCAGTCTGACTTCTTCAAGCTGACGGGGGTGCCCCCGCGCATGCAGGCGCTGCTGGACGCCATGCATGCGGGCGACCCGGACCGGTGGCTGCCGCGCAGGCTGATCCTGCAGAACTACTGGCTGTTCGAGGAGCCGGAGATCTTCCATTTCGGGCGCGGCAACCTGATGCTCACCGGGCAGAATGAGTCCGGCAAGTCCACCGTGCTCGTCACCGCCATCACCCTGGTGCTGGACATGATGCTCACCCCCGACCGGGTGGACACCATGGGCAGCAACGACCGCAGCATCCGCTATTACCTAATCGGCAAGGACGACGCGCAGGAGGGCAGCTTCAACTGGCCCCGCGAGCGCACGGCGTACATCGCTCTGGAGTTCGAGCGCGGCGCGTCCGGCATGCATCACACCATCGGCATCGGCCTGCGCTCGTCGCGCGACTGGACCAACCAGAAGGTGGAGCGCTGGGGCTTCGTGATGGACGGAAGCCATCGCGTGGAGGAGGGCGGATTCCACCTGCACGAAAAGGGGCGCCCACTGCGCCCGGGCGAGCTGCGCGACCGGCTGGGCCGCCACGGCCAGGTGACGGATGACCAGCGCACCTACAAGTCGGCCGTGAACGATGCGCTCTTCGGCTTTCAGACCGTGGAGGACTACGAGCGCTTCCTGGAGATGCTGCACGTGGTGCGCACGCCCAAGCTGGGCGAGGGCCTCAACCCGCGTAAGGTGGAGGCGCTACTCAAGGAGTCGCTTCCGCCCATCCAGTCCGACAAGATCGACGCGGCTTCCGAGGTCTTCTCGAAGCTGGACACGATCGAGGAGGAGTTGAAGCGCCTGCACGACCAGCTGGCGGTGGCCCGCGAGCTGGAGGGCCCGCAGGAAGCCGCCGTGCTGGCCCGCGCGCGCCAAGCCGCCGCCGCATACCGCAAGGCTTCGAGCGAGCACGCGGATCGGAAGAAGAAGCACGACGACCTGCTCGGCCGGCTGGACGCCGCCCGCGCCGAGATCGCGCGGCAGAGCGACGTGCGGACGGAGCTGGCGTCCGAGCGCGCGGAGAAGGGCGGCCGGGTCTCCGTGCTCAAGGAGCAGTACCGGGCCAGCGAAGCGTTCGACGTCGAGGACCGGCTGCGCGAGGTGCGAGCGGAGCACGGGAGCGCGCTCGACGCCTACGAGGCGCTGCGGGCCGATCGCAACCGCACGCAAGAAGCCGCCGACCGCGAACAGGAGGCCCTGCGCGCGCTCGAGCAGTCGTGGACGCGGCAGCGTGCCCGCCTGGGCGAGCGGCTGGAGTCCGGCCGGGACGCGGCGCATCGCGCGCACTGGCCATCCCTGGAGCAGCGGGCTGCGCTGGCTGTCGACGCGCTGGGCACGCACGGCATCGACGGGAGCGGCGGCATCGCGACGGACCTGGCCCGCTCGTCCATCGAAGGCGAGGCGGCACAGCGTCGCCTGGTGCTCGACGCCGTGGGCGCGGCGCTCGACGCAGTGGCCGCGGCAACGGGCCGGCTGGACGGGGCGCGGAAAGCCAGCGAGGTAGCCGGGCGCGAGCTGCGGCACGCCGATGACCGCTTCCGCACGGCGGGCCGCGAGGCAGACACCGCGCGCGCCGCCGCGGTGGAGGGCGTCACCGCGTGGCGCCACGCGGCCACGGAGCTGCTCGTCCCGGACGATGCGTTCGAGGCCGTGCTGGCGGGCATCGAGTCCTATCGTCCCGCGGGGCGCCCCGCGGCCGTGCTCGCCCCCCTGCAAGCCGCGCACGACGAGGCGCAGGAAGCGCTGCGCACCGAGGGGCAGGAGCTCGGGCTGCAGCGGCGGCGCCTGCAGTCTGAGGCGGAGGAGGTGGATGCACGGCTTCGGCGGCTGTCACAGGAGGCGGACGTGGAGCCGGAGCGTACGCCCGCGCAGGCCGGCGCGCGCCGCCTGCTGCGCGAGCACGGCATCCCCCACACCCCGCTCTTCGCCGCCGTGGACCTGGGCGGATCGCTCGCGGTGGACGCGGGGCTCGCCGCGCGGTTCGAGGCGGCGCTGCTGGATGCGGGGCTGCTCGACGCGCTCGTCGTTCCGCGCGCGGAGGCGGGGCGCGTCCGGACGCTGCTGGACGCGCACGGCCTCGGCGACCGCTGGATCGCGCCGGTGGATGGGTCTGTGGACGGTGGAGGGGACGGGGCGGCACCCTGGCTGGTGCCCGTCGCATCATCCCCCGTATCGCCGGAGGATGTCGCGGCCGCACTGCGAGCGCTGGGTGTGGGCGGCGGTGCGGGAGTGGTGGATGCGGAGGGCGGATGGCGCCTGGGTCCGCTGCACGGCCTTGCGCCTGCGCCGGCGGAGCCGCGTGTCCGCTTTTTGGGCGAGACGGCGCGCCGCGAGGAGCGCCGCCGCCGCATCGAGGAAGCGCGGCGCCAGCTCGCCGATCTGCGCGAGGAGATCGGTCGGTTGGGCGGAGCGCTGGACACCGTGCAGTCGCGAGAGCGGGCGCTGGCGCGCGAGTGGCGGGCGGCGCATGAGCTTCCGCAGCTACAGACGCTGCACGATCGTTTGCTTGCCGTGCGCCGCGAGGAGCACGAGCGCGAGCGCCGCCGCGCCGCCGCCGAGCTGGCCGCGGAGGCCGTCGAGACCGCCACGCGCGAGGTACAGCAGACGCACGCGGCGCTGGAACGCGCCACCGACGACGCGCCCTGGCTGCGCGGCCGACCCCGCGCCGACGTGAACGCCGCGGCGGCGGCCCTGGGCGAAGTGGTCGCCGTCCTCCGCGCCATCGGTGAGGACGTGGAACGGCTGGACGAGCTGCGCCGCAACTACGCCGCTCGCACGCGCGCCCACGACGCGTTCCGCGTCCAGATCGAGGAGTTGGCGCCCCGTATCGCCGAGGCGAGCGTGCGCGTGCAGACGCTGGACGCGCAGATCGCCGCGCTGAACGAGCAGCTATCCCGCGCCAGCGTGGGCCGTGAAGTGCTGGCGGCAGAGATCCGCGACCTGGAAAAGCGGCTGGACGCCATCGAGCGGCAGGACCGCGAGGCCGAGAAGTCCATCGACCGGAACACGGGCCAAATCGACACCCTCACCGCCCAGGAGCCGGACTACGCCGGCCAGCTTCGGAGCGCATTCATCTCCCTCCAATCCGCCGAGTCCGCTTTCCGGGAGCGGATCGAGGCGTATCCCACGCTGGAGGAATACGTCAGGGACATGCGCGGGACCGGCCTTTCCAGGGCCATGCAGCGCATCCTGCACGACATCGCCCCCGAGACCATCGACGACGAGGTGAAGGGCGCCCAGCAGGAGCTGAACGCCGCCTATGCCCGGGCGCGGGGCGCGTTCGAGGAGATGAGCCCCGAGCTGGACGGCGACATCCTCCGCTTTACCCACGAATTGGGGCCGATGCGGCTCGACGAGCTGTATCGCACGCTCGAGGAGCAGCAAGCGCGCAACGAGACGCTGCTGGAAGACGAGGACCGCCGGCTGATCGAGCAGCTGATGCTGCGCGACGTGGTAGACGCCATCCGCGACGCCATCCGCAACACGCGCCACTGGGTGAGCGACATCAACGGCATCCTCGGGCGGATGAAGCTGTTCAAGGGCGGCATCATGCGCCTGCACTGGGACGTGCGCACCCGCGAAGCCACGGACGCATTCGACCCACGCCGCCTGGACGACCTGCTCACGCAGCGCGGCATTGCCCTGGACGAGGCGCGGCGCGAGGAACTGCTGGAGATCTTCCGCACGATGGTGGCGGACATCCGCCGCCGGAACCGCGAGCGCGAGCTGCTGGAGGACTACCGCACGGCGCTGCTGCGCATGGTGGACTACACGCAGTGGTACACGCTCACCGTGCAGCGCAAGGACGAATCCGGCCGATGGATTCCGCTCACCAAGCGGCTCTACGGTCAGGGAAGCGGCGGCCGGCGCACGCTGGACCTGCTGCTGCCGCTGATCGCGGCCGTGAGCGCGCGCCTGCAGTCCGCCGACCGCGCGGCGCCGCGCCTGGTCGGCTTCGACGAGGCCTTCGCCGGTGTCGACGACCGCAACGCGGCAGAGATCTACGCGCTGCTGACGGAGCTGGACTTCTGCTGGATCATGGCGACGGAAAAGGCCACTGCGCTGGGGAAAGAGGTGCGCGGCTCCGCCACCTACGAGATGCTCACGGACGGCGTGACCGTCGCCCCCACGCTCAGCCTGTGGGACGGCGTGCGGCGGTATGAATTCATCGGCGACGAGTTGCTGGGGATGGAAACTTCATCGCGCGGATCAATGGAGACGGAGCATGCACCCTGACCTTCGGCGCGATCTGCTCGCACTGCTGCGCAACAAGCACCTCGCGCCGCTGCTGGAGGATCTGCATGCCTCGCTCGCCCGCAACGGCGAGCCCAAGGGGCGCGTGGAGATCCGGTCGCGCGACGAAGCCGACGCGCTGCAGGACCTGATCGGAAAATGGGTGGAGCCGGGACGAACGATCGGCGTCCGCGACATCGATGAACGCCTCCGGGAGCAGACGGTCTTCCACTGCTCACTGGACGAGGCCATCGAGCTTCACCGCGGCGCGCCGATCCCGCGCCCGAAGGAGGAACGGGCACGCCGGATCGCGAACCGCGAGCGCGCGGTCCGCCAGTGCTTCGAACTGCTGCCGACGCTCGGAGTTTCGACGGAAGCCTACGCCCGTGTCGTCGGATGGATGCACGCCGGCGAACCGGAGTTGCGTGCGGACGCCACCCGCTGGGGCGACCAGGCGCTGCTGGAGGGAATCCGCGCCGTCGCACTCGCCTTCCACCGCCTTCCCGCGCCCGGCGCACCGCCCGTCTACCTGGCGGAACTGGCCAACCAGGTCACGGGAAACGCGCACGGACTGGATGCGGGCAAGCCGGCGCACGCGCTGCTCATCCGCGCGCTCGCCTTCACCTTTCCGGAGACCGCCGCCCGCGAAGAGCGCGGCTCCGCGGCGTGGAAGCTGAACCTGCTCTCCGCGGCCGGGATCGCGCGAGATCCCATCTCCGTGCGCGTGGACACCTTTGGGCTGGACGGCGACACCCCGTACCTGAGGGAGCTGCGGCGCGAGGGGATCGACCGCCCGTTCACGCTCAACACGCTGGCCGAGATCGGGGGCGACGTGCGGGCGTGGCGCAACGTGGCGTTCGTGGTGGAGAACCCGACGGTGCTGGCGGCGCTCATCAAGCACGTGCGCCAGTTTGTCCCGGACAATCATCCCACGCTCATCTGCACGAACGGCAACCTGAACCTGGCCGACAAGGCGCTGCTGGACGCACTGGTGCAGCGCGGCGCGCACCTGTTCTACGGCGGCGACTTCGACGCGAAGGGGCTGGAGATCGCGGCGCTGGTGCTGGCGCGCTACCCCGGCGCCGCCAGCCCCTGGCGCATGACCATGGATGATTACCGCGACGCGCTACGCACCGAGGGCGGCGCGCTGGAGCCCGGCGCGCTTGACCGCGCCGCGCGCACCTTCCCCGCCCTCGCCGCCGAAATCGCCGCCCGCGGCCAGGCCGCCCACCAGGAGGGCCTGATCCCCGCCCTCACCCGCGACCTCAGCCGCTTCGTGCTGGAGGGAGTCACGCCGCCGCAGTCGACCGATCCGCCGGGAGAATCGCTCCGTAGCGTACACCGACCCTGACAGCTGAACCTGTGAGACAGGCAGATGGTTTACGGAACAGTCTTCTACTCGTGAGCGATCACTCCGGCGCGACTGATCTCTACGAACCGCGCCTCATCGAACGCCGCCACGATCGCACGCAGGTTCGGGACGAGAATGTCTTGGAGTTCGGCATTGGTGATGTTGCCCGTTGAGATGAGCAGAAGGCGTTCGGGTTCGTTCTGGAGTACGAATCCCGAGACGAAGTCTGCATCCTTGGTCACCACCACCCGTTGCTCCCGAAGCGACAGGCCGATGATCGCGCGATCGGTGGTGCGATTTCCCTCGGGAAGATCCAGCGTGTGGATCGCGTCGTGCCCAGCTTCCCGCAGCCAGCCGGCGATGCGCCGCGGCAGCTGGGCATCGACGATGAACCTCATGCGGCAAGCGGCTCGATGCGCTTCACGCCGCTCAGGTGCGCCGCGTACTCCAGCACGGCAAAGATGTCCTCGCGCTCCAGATCTTCGTAATCAGCAAGCACCTCATCGGGGGTCATGCCCGCGCTGAGCAACTCGAGAATCATCTGCACGGGATAACGCAGGCCGCGCACAGTAGGCTTGCCGTGGCAGATCGCCGGATCCATCGTGATCCGCTCGCGGAAGCTGCTCATGAAGGTCTGGGTCCCGAGGAAATTGTTCATCCGAGTCCCGGCTTCGTTCCCCAAGCCGGTCGTGTAAGGAAGCTGCCCTGCCGCGCGCCATGGGTCAAGAGCATCGGAAGTACACCATGGGCCGCACAAAGACAGCCGCCGAGCGCCGCCCAGCCGCAGTCGGGCTAACGCGACGCCCTCAACCGGCCAGCGTGGGAGAGAGATTCGATTATCGGGTTCAGCGGTGCTGGCTTTCCGCGGTCGGCCGCGCTCCCCTGCTGCCGGTGCGATCACGTGGCCTCGCCCGCGCGAGTTCCTGGACCGCGAAGGCGATCTCGAAGCCGCGGTACGCCGCACGCCGACTTCTTAATTCAATGCTATCCACAGCCGCGGCAGCGACTTGCACAACAAGCTCGTTGACCGGTCAAGAACTTCCAAGAACATCCACAGAATTTCGCACGACTGCTCGCTCTGTTCACCTCTTCCGCCGCCCGC includes:
- a CDS encoding SbcC/MukB-like Walker B domain-containing protein — translated: MATGERMQSDFFKLTGVPPRMQALLDAMHAGDPDRWLPRRLILQNYWLFEEPEIFHFGRGNLMLTGQNESGKSTVLVTAITLVLDMMLTPDRVDTMGSNDRSIRYYLIGKDDAQEGSFNWPRERTAYIALEFERGASGMHHTIGIGLRSSRDWTNQKVERWGFVMDGSHRVEEGGFHLHEKGRPLRPGELRDRLGRHGQVTDDQRTYKSAVNDALFGFQTVEDYERFLEMLHVVRTPKLGEGLNPRKVEALLKESLPPIQSDKIDAASEVFSKLDTIEEELKRLHDQLAVARELEGPQEAAVLARARQAAAAYRKASSEHADRKKKHDDLLGRLDAARAEIARQSDVRTELASERAEKGGRVSVLKEQYRASEAFDVEDRLREVRAEHGSALDAYEALRADRNRTQEAADREQEALRALEQSWTRQRARLGERLESGRDAAHRAHWPSLEQRAALAVDALGTHGIDGSGGIATDLARSSIEGEAAQRRLVLDAVGAALDAVAAATGRLDGARKASEVAGRELRHADDRFRTAGREADTARAAAVEGVTAWRHAATELLVPDDAFEAVLAGIESYRPAGRPAAVLAPLQAAHDEAQEALRTEGQELGLQRRRLQSEAEEVDARLRRLSQEADVEPERTPAQAGARRLLREHGIPHTPLFAAVDLGGSLAVDAGLAARFEAALLDAGLLDALVVPRAEAGRVRTLLDAHGLGDRWIAPVDGSVDGGGDGAAPWLVPVASSPVSPEDVAAALRALGVGGGAGVVDAEGGWRLGPLHGLAPAPAEPRVRFLGETARREERRRRIEEARRQLADLREEIGRLGGALDTVQSRERALAREWRAAHELPQLQTLHDRLLAVRREEHERERRRAAAELAAEAVETATREVQQTHAALERATDDAPWLRGRPRADVNAAAAALGEVVAVLRAIGEDVERLDELRRNYAARTRAHDAFRVQIEELAPRIAEASVRVQTLDAQIAALNEQLSRASVGREVLAAEIRDLEKRLDAIERQDREAEKSIDRNTGQIDTLTAQEPDYAGQLRSAFISLQSAESAFRERIEAYPTLEEYVRDMRGTGLSRAMQRILHDIAPETIDDEVKGAQQELNAAYARARGAFEEMSPELDGDILRFTHELGPMRLDELYRTLEEQQARNETLLEDEDRRLIEQLMLRDVVDAIRDAIRNTRHWVSDINGILGRMKLFKGGIMRLHWDVRTREATDAFDPRRLDDLLTQRGIALDEARREELLEIFRTMVADIRRRNRERELLEDYRTALLRMVDYTQWYTLTVQRKDESGRWIPLTKRLYGQGSGGRRTLDLLLPLIAAVSARLQSADRAAPRLVGFDEAFAGVDDRNAAEIYALLTELDFCWIMATEKATALGKEVRGSATYEMLTDGVTVAPTLSLWDGVRRYEFIGDELLGMETSSRGSMETEHAP
- a CDS encoding DUF2399 domain-containing protein; translation: MHPDLRRDLLALLRNKHLAPLLEDLHASLARNGEPKGRVEIRSRDEADALQDLIGKWVEPGRTIGVRDIDERLREQTVFHCSLDEAIELHRGAPIPRPKEERARRIANRERAVRQCFELLPTLGVSTEAYARVVGWMHAGEPELRADATRWGDQALLEGIRAVALAFHRLPAPGAPPVYLAELANQVTGNAHGLDAGKPAHALLIRALAFTFPETAAREERGSAAWKLNLLSAAGIARDPISVRVDTFGLDGDTPYLRELRREGIDRPFTLNTLAEIGGDVRAWRNVAFVVENPTVLAALIKHVRQFVPDNHPTLICTNGNLNLADKALLDALVQRGAHLFYGGDFDAKGLEIAALVLARYPGAASPWRMTMDDYRDALRTEGGALEPGALDRAARTFPALAAEIAARGQAAHQEGLIPALTRDLSRFVLEGVTPPQSTDPPGESLRSVHRP
- a CDS encoding DUF5615 family PIN-like protein: MRFIVDAQLPRRIAGWLREAGHDAIHTLDLPEGNRTTDRAIIGLSLREQRVVVTKDADFVSGFVLQNEPERLLLISTGNITNAELQDILVPNLRAIVAAFDEARFVEISRAGVIAHE
- a CDS encoding DUF433 domain-containing protein, which gives rise to MNNFLGTQTFMSSFRERITMDPAICHGKPTVRGLRYPVQMILELLSAGMTPDEVLADYEDLEREDIFAVLEYAAHLSGVKRIEPLAA